A window of the Lolium perenne isolate Kyuss_39 chromosome 7, Kyuss_2.0, whole genome shotgun sequence genome harbors these coding sequences:
- the LOC127312987 gene encoding uncharacterized protein: MEMTSSSGVGETQGSGSVVEVQVAAAALRRSEVFHVVKELVGFVLYMHHQIPSVLQNLENEFAGLKEEMMEMAATSAELKPSDQRKYNTRKREVRCRIKKREKLMNGISALLSALQKALDEVPSIEGVALILGGSLVRPLFVYDITVTHGKFDSGSAKEQTTTKLAQSVSRKAIRALISGGAGSLSYTGPTKLFLLVRCPCSLNLPLDFMPKRDFRYSKKIAPQHMSIKCNASESQKNNKHVTSLVDALCCSSESFPSDVIWFQCKHTIRGLPCKASLEG, translated from the exons ATGGAGATGACGAGTTCTTCGGGAGTCGGCGAGACTCAGGGGTCAGGATCGGTGGTGGAGGTGCAAGTGGCTGCGGCGGCGCTGCGGCGGTCGGAGGTGTTCCACGTCGTGAAGGAACTGGTCGGCTTCGTCCTCTATATGCACCACCAGATCCCCTC GGTGTTGCAGAATCTTGAAAATGAATTTGCAGGTTTAAAGGAGGAAATG ATGGAAATGGCAGCAACATCAGCAGAACTGAAACCTTCTGATCAGAGAAAGTACAACACACGAAAAAGGGAGGTTAGATGCAGAATCAAGAAGCGCGAGAAGTTAATGAATGGCATATCTGCCTTACTCTCTGCTCTTCAGAAAGCGCTTGATGAAGTTCCTAGCATTGAAGGAGTTGCCTTAATTTTGGGGGGCAGTCTTGTTCGACCTTTGTTTGTCTATGACATTACAGTTACTCATGGTAAATTTGATTCTGGAAGTGCCAAAGAGCAAACTACGACCAAGTTAGCTCAGTCTGTTTCTCGAAAG GCCATCCGAGCTCTCATATCAGGTGGTGCGGGGAGTTTATCTTACACAG GCCCTACCAAGCTGTTTCTACTGGTCAGATGTCCCTGTTCGTTGAACTTACCCCTGGATTTCATGCCCAAACGTGATTTCCGTTACAGTAAGAAG ATTGCGCCCCAGCATATGTCTATAAAATGTAATGCATCGGAATCCCAAAAGAATAATAAGCATGTTACATCACTCGTGGATGCTTTATGTTGCAGCTCAGAATCTTTTCCTTCAGATGTTATCTG GTTCCAGTGCAAGCACACGATAAGAGGCTTGCCATGCAAGGCGTCATTAGAAGGATGA